From the Dehalococcoidia bacterium genome, the window GGCGGTGTGGAGGCCCTGGCCATCCGCCTGCAGCTCGCCCGGCCCGGCGCCCAGGTGCTGGACCAGGAAGTCTACAACCAGATGTTCACCATGCACGGGACCACCATGATCTTCCTGGTGGTGATGCCCCTCTCGGCCGCATTCTTCAACCTCATCGTGCCGCTGCAGATCGGCGCTCGAGATGTGGCCTTCCCGCGGCTGAACGCCTTCAGCTACTGGACGTTCCT encodes:
- a CDS encoding cbb3-type cytochrome c oxidase subunit I, yielding MAQTTFGGSPVGVLEALRQLRRQAATYQGIWSWIATVDHKRIGIMYGVTAFLFFLAGGVEALAIRLQLARPGAQVLDQEVYNQMFTMHGTTMIFLVVMPLSAAFFNLIVPLQIGARDVAFPRLNAFSYWTFL